AAATCCAGAACCCATAAAGGTTTGAATACTCCCGGGGCGATCAGATTCAATCTTTTAGCAAGTTCCAGCCTCAATTCACCCAGTTGTTTGAGCGTTGATTCCCGCTTTCCCAATAAAATAAACAAGGTATCACCCTGTTTTGCTCCAACTTTTTCAGCAAGGGCTAACAGTTGTTCGTCATTGTAAAATTTACCGATGGTGGATTTAATTCCTTCCGTACCGTATTTAATATAGATTAATCCCCTGGCCCCAATTTGAGGGCGCTTCACCCAATCTGTGAGGGCGTTCAACTCCTTGTTGGTGAAATATGCTTCGTTTCCATCCACTACAATACCCTTCACACAGTCCGCCTCATCGATTAAGGAAAATCCGTTTCCTTTCATGAAACTCAAATCTTTGAAAGCCATATCAAATCTCAAATCGGGTTTGTCGGATCCATAGTTTTCGATAGCATCTTCGTATTGCATGCGTTCAAAATCTTCGAGCTCTGTATTTAAGCATGCTTTGAATGCGTGTTTGGTCATGGCTTCAAACATGTTCAAAATATCTTCTCTTTCGACGAAGGCCATTTCGCAGTCAACCTGCGTAAATTCCGGTTGACGGTCAGCCCTGAGATCTTCATCGCGAAAGCATCGCACAATTTGAAAGTACTTGTCCATACCGCCCACCATCAGAATTTGTTTAAAAGTCTGGGGCGATTGTGGCAATGCGTAGAACTGTCCGGGATTCATGCGGCTTGGCACGACAAAATCTCTTGCGCCTTCGGGTGTTGATTTGATGAGATAGGGTGTTTCAATTTCGAGAAATCCCTGCTCACTTAAAAATTTGCGGATTTCCAAAGCCAGCCGGTGTCTGAATATAATTTTCTCTTTAACGGGTGATCTCCTGATGTCCAGGTAGCGGTATTTCATGCGCAATTCATCGCCACCATCGCTTTCGTCTTCAATCGTAAACGGAGGTACTTCCGATGCATTTAGAATGATCAATTCTTCAACTTTTATCTCAATATCCCCAGTTGCCCGGTTCGGATTCTTACTGGAACGTTCGCAAACAGTTCCTGTCGCTTGTAAGACATATTCCCTGCCACACTGCCTGGCCTTGGTGCATAATTCGGCCTGATCTTCCATATTAAATGCAAGCTGCGTGATGCCATAGCGATCTCTCAAATCGATAAAACTCATACCCCCCAGGTTTCTCAGTATCTGGACCCATCCGGCCAGCGTCACTTTTTGTCCGACGTGCTGCAATCTCAATTCTCCACAAGTATGTGTTCTGTACATATCATTTTTATTTCCGGACAAAGATAGAACGATCAAGTTATGAATGGGGCCTATGAGTGGATTAATGAGTTCTTAATGTGGCGGAAATTTTTGCAAAACAGCCTATTCGTTTTGCTGAGTATTCTACTAAGTAAACTACCGGCAATTTGCAGCGCGCGCTCTGGTTTTTAGTTTTCCCGCAGATTGCAGAGATCTACGCAGAAATATATTTTCCAGCATTCGTTTTTCAGGAAAAAAGTTATAAAGCCCATCATTGTGGCTCACTGTCATAAAAGACTTCATGCTGGTTCAATATGTTTTTCTGAAAACTTTCCGGCAGGTGGTGCCAATCGCGCAGATCAATCAGGATGGGTACGTTGGATTGATTGATCGTGTTTTGAAGTTCAAAAAATTCCTGCATTGGAAAAGCTTCTCCACTTTTCATTCGAATTACGAGATCAAGATCGCTTCCATCATGTGCATCTCCATTTACCCGGCTTCCATAGGCCCAGACTTGATAAGGATAATTATAAATTGTAAATATCCTCGACAACATTTCTTTATACTTTTCCTTCAATATCATTTTAAGAAGTTAGTCTTCCGATAATTTCAAGCTTAGATTTTTTGAGTCCCTGATAAATGCATCTAATTTAAAAATTGTATTTTCGGCAAAAAATTTTCCATATTCATGCGCTGTATTGTTGCGAAGATCTCTGTAAAGCAGCCATCGTTAGCATGTTTCCTCATTCATAATGCCATGAACAACTGCATATTTAAATATTTCTTTAAATGACAGTGTGTCTACTTTGCCTGATGAAGAGAAATAAATTTTTAGCCTTTTCTTTAAAAGTTTTCCACTTTGCTCCAGGATGATCTCAAACTCTTTTATACAAGCCGATCTGTACAAATCATATTCAATTTCTTTCGAATCTGCAGAATTCAATAATGTATAAGCTCTTTCCAGAATTAATATACATCGATCAAAATAATGGGTATCTAACTTCATGATGAATCCTGTATGCAAAAATACAAAATTTCACAGCATTGGAAAAGCTTCTCCGCTTTTCATTCGAATTGCGAGATCGAGATCGCTTCTTTCATGTGCATCTCCATGTTGCGCTGCGTAGTCTGAAGACTGCGCTTTGCTTCTATAAAAAGAAATTTTTTTCCGATTTCGAACATTAGAATGATTCCATTTAAAATAGCAGATCCGGTCCGATAAGTTTATAGAATATCAAGCTTTAATAACAGGATTCGGTCTGTCAAAAAAAATTATACGGCATTCAATAAAAGAGCAATGGAATATTGAGGAATACATTATTTATTTGTTTCCGATTCTAATAAACACCCTAATACTGACAAATGTTAGTTAAGTCTTACTCTGCTGCCGTCTACGGCGTGGATGCCTGTCCCATTACCATAGAGGTGGATCCAGGGGGCCTGGTTGCACCCGGGAAAAACAACTATTTCACGGTTGGATTGCCTGATAATGCGATACGCGAGGGAGCACAGCGCATTGAATCTGCAATCAAGTCGAGCGGATATCATTTTCCGCGACTGAAACTGGTGATCAATCT
The DNA window shown above is from Saprospiraceae bacterium and carries:
- the aspS gene encoding aspartate--tRNA ligase, which encodes MYRTHTCGELRLQHVGQKVTLAGWVQILRNLGGMSFIDLRDRYGITQLAFNMEDQAELCTKARQCGREYVLQATGTVCERSSKNPNRATGDIEIKVEELIILNASEVPPFTIEDESDGGDELRMKYRYLDIRRSPVKEKIIFRHRLALEIRKFLSEQGFLEIETPYLIKSTPEGARDFVVPSRMNPGQFYALPQSPQTFKQILMVGGMDKYFQIVRCFRDEDLRADRQPEFTQVDCEMAFVEREDILNMFEAMTKHAFKACLNTELEDFERMQYEDAIENYGSDKPDLRFDMAFKDLSFMKGNGFSLIDEADCVKGIVVDGNEAYFTNKELNALTDWVKRPQIGARGLIYIKYGTEGIKSTIGKFYNDEQLLALAEKVGAKQGDTLFILLGKRESTLKQLGELRLELAKRLNLIAPGVFKPLWVLDFPLLEWDEDAQRFFAMHHPFTSALPEDRDKMYSTDKQILAGIHAAAYDLVINGAEVGGGSIRIHDKALQARNFEILGFTKEEAERQFGFLLGAFAYGAPPHGGIAFGLDRLCSIMDGTSSIRDYIAFPKNNMGRDTMIDAPSELDTKQLEELSITSSLKF
- a CDS encoding nucleotidyltransferase domain-containing protein — its product is MILKEKYKEMLSRIFTIYNYPYQVWAYGSRVNGDAHDGSDLDLVIRMKSGEAFPMQEFFELQNTINQSNVPILIDLRDWHHLPESFQKNILNQHEVFYDSEPQ
- a CDS encoding nucleotidyltransferase substrate binding protein; the protein is MKLDTHYFDRCILILERAYTLLNSADSKEIEYDLYRSACIKEFEIILEQSGKLLKKRLKIYFSSSGKVDTLSFKEIFKYAVVHGIMNEETC